One genomic window of Fundidesulfovibrio soli includes the following:
- the thrB gene encoding homoserine kinase gives MAEFAPIGRVTDEQCVSLIGIAGAGKSTLGEALAARLDWAHLDTDRLIESTWGQPLQTILDERGLPGFMAVEEAVVSTLGVKRTVVSTGGSVVYSKAAMARLRSLGPVIHLRIELDTFLDRVRDASGRAFVRPAGLSLADVYTEREPLYLAACDFHVCTDALDVNACVEQCVEKLAALLTRD, from the coding sequence ATGGCGGAATTCGCCCCCATCGGGCGCGTTACCGACGAGCAGTGCGTGAGCCTGATCGGCATCGCCGGGGCCGGCAAGTCCACCCTGGGCGAGGCCCTGGCCGCACGCCTTGACTGGGCCCACCTGGACACCGACCGGCTCATCGAGTCCACCTGGGGCCAGCCCCTGCAGACCATTCTGGACGAGCGCGGCCTCCCCGGCTTCATGGCCGTCGAGGAGGCCGTGGTCTCCACGCTGGGGGTCAAGCGCACGGTGGTCTCCACGGGCGGCAGCGTGGTCTACAGCAAGGCCGCCATGGCCCGGCTCAGGTCGCTTGGCCCCGTGATCCACCTGCGCATCGAGCTGGACACCTTCCTCGACCGCGTGCGCGACGCCTCGGGCCGGGCCTTCGTACGCCCGGCCGGCCTCTCCCTGGCGGACGTCTACACCGAGCGCGAGCCGCTGTATCTGGCGGCCTGCGATTTCCACGTCTGCACCGACGCCCTGGACGTGAACGCCTGCGTGGAGCAGTGCGTCGAGAAGCTGGCCGCCCTGCTGACCCGCGATTGA